In a single window of the Enoplosus armatus isolate fEnoArm2 chromosome 15, fEnoArm2.hap1, whole genome shotgun sequence genome:
- the vrk1 gene encoding serine/threonine-protein kinase VRK1 isoform X1, translating to MPPKAKVAGKGRAPAKRKLAEEFPPGEVLTDTGKKAWKLGAPIGQGGFGLIYLADENSAKPVGADARYVIKVEPSDNGPLFSELKFYMRAAKPDLIQSWMKSRKLKSLGVPRYWGSGLHERGGARYRFMVVDRLGTDLQKKFEECGRRFPRKLVLQLGLRLLDILEYIHDHEYVHADIKASNLVLSHSDPNQVYLVDYGLAYRYAPDGVLKEYKEDPKRCHDGTIEFTSIDAHKGASACRRSDLEILCYCMVQWLCGRLPWEDKLQDPLYVRDSKIRSQENISEFMTECFSPQDTPDEIQRFMEEVKSLGYQDQPPYEKLRSILQAGLKAVQAKDDGKLEFIAVSGAASPPAQRAIKRKKAADEAGESEADGGLIKKKRVTKKKEVNGVKKSSKRTPKPRKVPSTGKQGDPKSRLVDMGTQTSPGLALKTRNRTKKSSS from the exons ATGCCTCCTAAAGCCAAGGTGGCGGGGAAGGGCAGAGCCCCAGCTAAGAGGAAGCTGGCAGAGGAGTTCCCACCCGGAGAGGTCCTGACAGACACTGGGAAGAAGGCCTGGAAGCTGGGGGCTCCAATCGGCCAGGGAGGCTTTGGTCTCATATATTTGG CCGATGAGAATTCTGCCAAACCCGTGGGTGCGGATGCTCGCTATGTCATCAAAGTG GAGCCCAGTGACAACGGACCACTGTTCTCTGAGCTCAAGTTTTACATGAGAGCTGCTAAGCCTGATCTGA TTCAGAGCTGGATGAAGTCTCGCAAGTTGAAAAGTCTTGGAGTTCCCAGGTACTGGGGCTCAGGTCTGCACGAGAGAGGGGGGGCGAG GTACAGGTTCATGGTTGTTGACCGGCTTGGCACAGACCTGCAGAAGAAGTTCGAAGAATGTGGAAGGAGGTTCCCCAGAAAACTGGTCCTGCAGCTTGGCCTTCGACTG CTGGATATTCTGGAGTACATCCACGATCACGAGTACGTGCACGCCGACATCAAGGCGTCCAACCTCGTGCTGAGCCACAGCGACCCCAACCAG GTTTACTTAGTAGATTACGGCCTGGCATATAGGTACGCGCCCGACGGTGTCCTGAAAGAGTACAAGGAAGACCCCAAGAGATGTCATGACGGCACCATCGAGTTCACAAGCATCGACGCCCACAAAGGAGCAT CTGCATGTCGGCGGAGCGACCTGGAGATCCTGTGCTACTGCATGGTCCAGTGGCTGTGCGGACGCCTGCCCTGGGAGGACAAGCTGCAGGACCCCCTCTACGTCAGAGACTCAAAAATCAG GAGTCAAGAGAACATCTCTGAGTTCATGACCGAGTGTTTCTCTCCCCAAGACACGCCAG ATGAGATCCAGAGGTTCATGGAGGAGGTTAAATCTCTGGGGTACCAAGACCAACCGCCTTACGAGAAGTTACGCTCCATCCTGCAGGCTGGGCTGAAGGCCGTCCAGGCCAAAGATGATGGCAAACTGGAGTTCATCGCCGTCAGCGGCGCCGCGTCACCTCCTGCCCAG AGGGCcatcaagagaaagaaagcagcagatGAAGCAGGAGAGAGTGAGGCTGATGGAGGTCTCATCAAGAAAAAGAGAGtcacaaagaaaaaag AAGTCAATGGAGTGAAGAAAAGTTCCAAAAGGACTCCTAAACCAAGGAAAGTACCCAGCACTGGAAAACAGGGTGACCCCAAATCCAGACTGGTGGACATGGGCACCCAGACGTCACCTGGACTTGCCCtgaaaaccagaaacagaacCAAGAAAAGCAGCTCCTAA
- the vrk1 gene encoding serine/threonine-protein kinase VRK1 isoform X2, whose product MPPKAKVAGKGRAPAKRKLAEEFPPGEVLTDTGKKAWKLGAPIGQGGFGLIYLADENSAKPVGADARYVIKVEPSDNGPLFSELKFYMRAAKPDLIQSWMKSRKLKSLGVPRYWGSGLHERGGARYRFMVVDRLGTDLQKKFEECGRRFPRKLVLQLGLRLLDILEYIHDHEYVHADIKASNLVLSHSDPNQVYLVDYGLAYRYAPDGVLKEYKEDPKRCHDGTIEFTSIDAHKGASACRRSDLEILCYCMVQWLCGRLPWEDKLQDPLYVRDSKIRSQENISEFMTECFSPQDTPDEIQRFMEEVKSLGYQDQPPYEKLRSILQAGLKAVQAKDDGKLEFIAVSGAASPPAQRAIKRKKAADEAGESEADGGLIKKKRVTKKKVNGVKKSSKRTPKPRKVPSTGKQGDPKSRLVDMGTQTSPGLALKTRNRTKKSSS is encoded by the exons ATGCCTCCTAAAGCCAAGGTGGCGGGGAAGGGCAGAGCCCCAGCTAAGAGGAAGCTGGCAGAGGAGTTCCCACCCGGAGAGGTCCTGACAGACACTGGGAAGAAGGCCTGGAAGCTGGGGGCTCCAATCGGCCAGGGAGGCTTTGGTCTCATATATTTGG CCGATGAGAATTCTGCCAAACCCGTGGGTGCGGATGCTCGCTATGTCATCAAAGTG GAGCCCAGTGACAACGGACCACTGTTCTCTGAGCTCAAGTTTTACATGAGAGCTGCTAAGCCTGATCTGA TTCAGAGCTGGATGAAGTCTCGCAAGTTGAAAAGTCTTGGAGTTCCCAGGTACTGGGGCTCAGGTCTGCACGAGAGAGGGGGGGCGAG GTACAGGTTCATGGTTGTTGACCGGCTTGGCACAGACCTGCAGAAGAAGTTCGAAGAATGTGGAAGGAGGTTCCCCAGAAAACTGGTCCTGCAGCTTGGCCTTCGACTG CTGGATATTCTGGAGTACATCCACGATCACGAGTACGTGCACGCCGACATCAAGGCGTCCAACCTCGTGCTGAGCCACAGCGACCCCAACCAG GTTTACTTAGTAGATTACGGCCTGGCATATAGGTACGCGCCCGACGGTGTCCTGAAAGAGTACAAGGAAGACCCCAAGAGATGTCATGACGGCACCATCGAGTTCACAAGCATCGACGCCCACAAAGGAGCAT CTGCATGTCGGCGGAGCGACCTGGAGATCCTGTGCTACTGCATGGTCCAGTGGCTGTGCGGACGCCTGCCCTGGGAGGACAAGCTGCAGGACCCCCTCTACGTCAGAGACTCAAAAATCAG GAGTCAAGAGAACATCTCTGAGTTCATGACCGAGTGTTTCTCTCCCCAAGACACGCCAG ATGAGATCCAGAGGTTCATGGAGGAGGTTAAATCTCTGGGGTACCAAGACCAACCGCCTTACGAGAAGTTACGCTCCATCCTGCAGGCTGGGCTGAAGGCCGTCCAGGCCAAAGATGATGGCAAACTGGAGTTCATCGCCGTCAGCGGCGCCGCGTCACCTCCTGCCCAG AGGGCcatcaagagaaagaaagcagcagatGAAGCAGGAGAGAGTGAGGCTGATGGAGGTCTCATCAAGAAAAAGAGAGtcacaaagaaaaaag TCAATGGAGTGAAGAAAAGTTCCAAAAGGACTCCTAAACCAAGGAAAGTACCCAGCACTGGAAAACAGGGTGACCCCAAATCCAGACTGGTGGACATGGGCACCCAGACGTCACCTGGACTTGCCCtgaaaaccagaaacagaacCAAGAAAAGCAGCTCCTAA